The DNA region TTCacaccacaaaaacacacctgtctgtaCGTCTGTGTGAACATTCCTGCGTACGTCTGTGTGGTGTGtaaaacacaccacacagacGTACGCAGAAATGCTCATAATCGTTGTCTCAAGCCTCTGCTGAACCACAGACATTGTCTGGAGGTTCTCACTTTAACATTTAACCCTTTCATGGTGACATGGGTCTCGGAGTCTGGaggagtggagcacagaggTTGAAGTCCAGTGTGACGTTTCCATGATTATTGATAATCTGGTGTTTTCCCAGATGCAGATCTTTTCCGCATTAACACtcatttttattagttttgtaTTACATCTAATTCTAAGAAGTGATAAATAAATCTATCACTGTCTGCAATGAATTCATAAACAATACAAATCAaatcacaaaaataaataaaaggttgGGATGAGATTCTAATTTATTGCCACGCAGCTCTGTCAAACCACACGTATCTGTAGCTGCTATGTTAAATGGACTTACTGGACTTGCTGAAGCCTGAGATGCACTCCTCCAGGAACTCTAGAGTCAGATGGGGCTCATTGGCTGCCAGAGTCTTGCTGATGGAAACTATGAAGAGGGTGTTGTTAGCTGGGATGCATAGTCCTGATGTCTCGAGCAGCTGTCCCTCTATCTTTAGGTTGAAGGTGCAGGTCAGAGCACACAACAGATTGTAAGCTGCAGACCTGAAAGTGGAAAAACAGGTCAGAGGTTTCACAGTAAAGCGTTTAAATATAGCCAAAACCACCAGTAGTATAAAACACTGAAACTGACCTGAGGCTGGGGTCTGAACTCCCCAGGTTTAGAAGAGCAATATTCAGAAGTGTTCCGGGAACATCCTTCGGTCGGATCTTGGTGTGCTGTGGAATGGAGTCCGGCTGTGAGAGCTCCCAACGTGTCCGGATGTGGATGATGGACTGCACGATGGTGTCGCActcctggtgcatgaatgtgagCGGCGTGCCCTGATTGGCCATGGTGAGCGTGAACTGGCTCTCATCCACCAGGCAAATCTCCTCTATCTCTGAGGCGTAGTAGACATCGTTGAGGAAGACGGGCTGGCCAAGGACCCGGGTGCGCTCAGCTGAGGTCACCTGTACCGCTGTGGAACCCACCTAATCACCAAAGAAACAGGAATCAAGGTTGAATTGCTAACATTTATAATAACGTTTCAGAACAGGTGCCATAGCGGCGTGCATACCTTGATTGAAACCTTGGTGTCTTTGTGAGCCAGCTTCAGAGCATTGTGGAACACTTTAAGGTCTTCCTCCAGGCTCAGTGTGGCTGCAGGGAGCTTCTGTTGGTCTTGTTCAATGTGCTCAGCCAATTTAGCTGGCGAGTCAATGAACTGGAGCCTCTTGCTGCCCTTTAGGCCCGTCAGTAGCCGCTCATGATACTTTGTATACTCCCTAACCCAGGTGTTGCAGTTATAGACATAAACTGCTGCAACATTCTCATAAGCAAAGCCAGGAAAGACCACAAACCACTTGGATAAGAAGTCAGTCTTGAAACGATTGCTGGGTCCTACATGTGTCAAATCTACCACTATCTCATAGGGTTTAGCATAGTATGGTTTGAGAGTCAGAAGGACGTGGTAGATGAGGAGATCCCCGTTGATCTGACCGGTTTTAAACCtagaagaaaagggagaaaggACAAATCACAACTCAGGCCTCatcaagaggaagaggaagagttCGCATTGGGATGTGTTTCATACAAGAGAACGGTTCACGATAGAATGTGAAGCTAATGAAAGCTACGCTGATTTCTGATAAGTgacgtttctttttttaactgtCATTTCTTGTAAGAGCTTTTTAACCAGGTGACCAGACCCCTAAAAAACAACGCACACATACAGGGCAGGAAGTCAGCTTAGAACATTTCTAGACCAACTGCTGCAGGTGCCTTACTCGATCTCTCGGCAAGGCCAGCTGAAGtaagcatcatcatcattgttttataatttattactggtgaacacatttatttattattgacaACTTGTAGCTACTTCATTAGGactaaagttttgtttttttgttttttccatttcagagcACGATGGAAGTTACAGGAGCTGCCTTTTGGCTGTTCCTTCTGTTGAGCCAACTGCCACTCAGTCGTTCTGAAGGCTTTTCAACTGTACGgagcaaaacaggaagtaaagctggaaacGCAGTCCCTGCCACGGAGCAGGGCCCCAACACTACTGACCACATAGGCTCTTCCCTTAATGACGCATATGGCAACTGCTTGATTGACACTCAGATGGGTCTCATTGCGGTTGGTACAGCAGGAGGCCTGATAGTCTGCCTGCTGGTTGTTATTGTGGTGCTGGCAAGGCAGGTTTATCACATTCAGCAGCGGGTTTCTGCACCACGAACCTCCAGGTCCAACATGGACTTGGTCAGCAGTACCGGCTACTGGGGAATtgaacaggcagaggtcagaggacTGGTTGGACCTTGTGATGCCAGTGTGATGCTCGAGGAGGTGAGAGAAGAGAGCACTATGGATGAAGGAAGGCAGGCTGAACTCAGAGAGCTAATCACACCAGTTGGAACGGGCCTTGAGGAAGACATGGACATTCAAATGCACAGCTCCATGCCCAGCGACTCTTGTCTTGTGGTTCCTAAGGACCTAGAGGACATGCCGCTTGTTGTTTAAAGAGGTAATCAAACCATTACTCTTAGAAAGAAGCTCATGGAGCCACATTAGAGCCTCGGTGGTACAGAACACATTAAAACATGTGAATGAAATAAGTGAACAAAATTACACATGTGAGAATGCACCCAAAGCCAGCTAAGTAATGAGGCTCAAACCCAGACCTACAACATTTAATACGTGATAATAATTATTTCGAATTACACACATCGTATTTGACAGGTGAGCTGACATCAAGGCCAATGTTGAACGAGCGTCTTTATCTATGTTTCAGGTGAAATTATCCATAATCATTAAATGTCTaacacacatttttacattCTAGCTCAGCAGGTTCAGCATCTACTGCTTGCTTTGAATCTCATTTTTTTTGCATAACAGAGCTGATAATGCGTGGAAACATACATTTTCCATATGAGAGCCTAGGAGCGTGTACAGCTAAAGCTAAATGCTGAAGTGAAGCTTGGTACAGTGAATTTAATGCACATCTGTGAACCACGCAATTACTGAAGGACTCCTAATGTGAATTCTAACTTCTTGTTTGTGTCAATAAAAAGGATGcagttaaaaataaacatttttaataagaGTTTTTGCactgtttcattgtttcatgtATTATTTCAATATACAGAATAGATAATCTTTCTATCACTGAAGGTGTCGTAATCAGAAAGTTAATCAATCTTGTTATTGTTCTCAAACATGCATAAGCTTATTAAAGTCACAATTGTGGATGgggattttttgtttgtttgtttgtttgtttgatagACAATGGTTAGAGATCAAACCTTGTGCtttgttaaacattttaatacattGAACACTATATTTAGCAAAGCAGACCGCAAAGCAGCGCCGTCATCGGTTTCAAAAGCCACACTTCCTGTAAGCCAGGCTACAATTCGTCTTTCAGTCAAGAGCAGCTCTTCGTGTCTTTACGTCCTGACTTAAGACAAGTGTGGCTGAAGAATTCAAGTCCTGGTGCTTTTCACTAGCTGTATTCTGCAAcaacacagctactgtaaccACCGTTACCCGTGTAAAGCCATTGGTGAGtatgtttaaattattattcaCTTCACTAGACTTACAAGCACTGTACCACTTGCTTTGTATATTTTGTGTTGGCCCAGGAACCAATAATGGGAAGCATTGCCTCAAAGCatattaaaactgcagcctgtCAAAATAAACATGTCTCTGCTGAGTTAAACTGAACCATAAATGCTAAGGATGTATTTTCCTGAAATATGTTTAGGAAATTATGCAGTTTAAAGCATTACTTTTCTCACCGTCCCTTCAACCATTTCCTTATTAGTCAGATTATATGCTGTGCACATTTGACAGCCTAACGTCCTCTGTTCTAGCTGCACAGACAATGAGGGAAGAGAGAAGAATGACTGTGTGTTCTACACCACTGCTTTTAATGTGGCTCCTGCAAGTGACAGCAAACAATGCAGAGGCAACCATCCTGGATCACAGCAGCCCTGCTGAGATGGCAGGCACAGTAACAGGGACCCCAACAGATGGTCAGATGAAAACAAGGAATGCATCCAGTTCTTTTCCAAAGGATTTGTATAGCGTCATGCCATCCATCACAGCAAAGACCAACTCACGCAATGATCAAACAGTAACAGGTCCAACCAATTCAACATTACCTCAGTTAAAGCCCTCGGTTAAAGAAGGGACCATGAAGACCATAACACAAGAGCCAACtcaaagcagaagaagaacagcAACAGGAGCTGTAACCAATCTTACCATTAAACCAACCACAGGCACAATAGTTCCTCCCATACTAAACAATTCAATgcaagaacaaaacacaagcaaaaccaCAAGCTCACAGCTCCCCAGTCATACCAAGAGGCAAGCGTCTACAAGGCCTGCATTATCCACACACCGCACCTCTACTACAATCACGGGTACCAAGCTTGCCAGCCCAGTACCAATACAAACAACCGTGACAAGTAGCTCCACAACCGTGAAAAAGAATCCATTCCGAGAGATCAAAAAGACAGGGAAAGTCCTGCAGCAGAAAGAGAGACCAAACCATGGTAGGATAGCTGCAGGACTCATGGGAGGAGCCCTGATGGTGATGATAATCGGGTTCTTGGTCATCTTCTTTAAGAAAAGGATGCTTCAGAAACAACAGATAACCACAACAGACTGGGCAGGTCCTTCACCGTTTCTAGACAGTGTGGCCGAAAATGCCGTGATTAACCAAATGTCTTCTAACCAAATTTCTCTAGGAGGTGTCCTGCCTCAGAGGCTTTCCAAAAGGCTGTCCGAGTGGCAAGACATGACAGGAGACACTACATTCACAGATAAATATGAAGGGATTATCTTTGGTCAAGATGAACAAGCAAGCAATGGGCCTGCAGCAGGCATTCCAGGAAGTAACAGCACAGGGGATGACAAAGAAGACGCTGTTTCAGTGACCTTTGCACAATCTAACAATGCGGTCTCCAGAAATGCAGACTCTGAGGCAGCAGGGCCTGGTCAGAACCACGCTCTGGTATAACAACTGAATGATGGCCTGACAACCCCTCATAAATCCAGCAGACCTTTGTCTTTCATTGGGTTCTCTTCTTAGACATGACGAGGAAGTTCACCCAGCATGACTTTATAGACTGCATTTAGTCATGGTCAACTACACTTGCGCAATAAAtctaagaaaagcaaaacaggacAAAAACTAGTCACATATGCTCCTATCTTCTCCAAACTCTGTCCAGCTGTTTCTATGGTCATACAATAACATATAAAATGAAGACATGTTTAACAGAAAGGCTATTTTACTGTTGTCCTGATGTGCCTTTTAGCTGTGGGTTGTTCCTGGGGTGTTTCCATGTACGTCACTGCCATTGGAACCTTAAATACAGGTTTGTCCTAACAATGATGAGAAGACACTGGTCTGCTAGAGTTTACTAGGTGAGTCTGCTGGTGGGTTTGCTAGTGAGTCTACTGGACATGGTTTTCTTCATACCGGGATGTAATCAGAGACCATCACACTATCAAATTTACAATATATAGTCCAGTCTCCAGAATGACTCGTCTTGTTC from Betta splendens chromosome 13, fBetSpl5.4, whole genome shotgun sequence includes:
- the LOC114867469 gene encoding protein EVI2B isoform X1, with translation MLCTFDSLTSSVLAAQTMREERRMTVCSTPLLLMWLLQVTANNAEATILDHSSPAEMAGTVTGTPTDGQMKTRNASSSFPKDLYSVMPSITAKTNSRNDQTVTGPTNSTLPQLKPSVKEGTMKTITQEPTQSRRRTATGAVTNLTIKPTTGTIVPPILNNSMQEQNTSKTTSSQLPSHTKRQASTRPALSTHRTSTTITGTKLASPVPIQTTVTSSSTTVKKNPFREIKKTGKVLQQKERPNHGRIAAGLMGGALMVMIIGFLVIFFKKRMLQKQQITTTDWAGPSPFLDSVAENAVINQMSSNQISLGGVLPQRLSKRLSEWQDMTGDTTFTDKYEGIIFGQDEQASNGPAAGIPGSNSTGDDKEDAVSVTFAQSNNAVSRNADSEAAGPGQNHALV
- the LOC114867469 gene encoding protein EVI2B isoform X2, whose product is MREERRMTVCSTPLLLMWLLQVTANNAEATILDHSSPAEMAGTVTGTPTDGQMKTRNASSSFPKDLYSVMPSITAKTNSRNDQTVTGPTNSTLPQLKPSVKEGTMKTITQEPTQSRRRTATGAVTNLTIKPTTGTIVPPILNNSMQEQNTSKTTSSQLPSHTKRQASTRPALSTHRTSTTITGTKLASPVPIQTTVTSSSTTVKKNPFREIKKTGKVLQQKERPNHGRIAAGLMGGALMVMIIGFLVIFFKKRMLQKQQITTTDWAGPSPFLDSVAENAVINQMSSNQISLGGVLPQRLSKRLSEWQDMTGDTTFTDKYEGIIFGQDEQASNGPAAGIPGSNSTGDDKEDAVSVTFAQSNNAVSRNADSEAAGPGQNHALV